The Stigmatella aurantiaca genome contains the following window.
ATGTGGGTGCAGAAGAGCACCGTGGTGCCGCGCTCGCGCTCCTGGAGGATGAGGTCTCGAATCTCGCGCCGGCCCACCGGATCCAACCCGCTGGTGGGCTCGTCCAGCACCAGGAGCTTGGGGCGGCCGACGATGGCCTGGGCCAGCCCCACGCGCTGGACCATGCCCTTGGAGTAGCGGCGGATTTGCAGGCCCGCGGTCCGGGACATGCCCACCGCGCCCAGCACCTCCTTCACGCGCTGGTCCAGCTCCTGGCCGCTCAGCCCCACGAGCTGGCCGGCCAGCCGCACGAACTCCTCGCCCGTCAGGTACTCGTACGGCGCGGGGTTCTCGGGCAGGAAGCCGACATGGCGGCGGGCCTCCTTGGACTCGGGCGGATGCCCGAAGATGGAGGCCGAGCCGCTCGTCGCCTGGACGAGGTTCATGAGGATCTTGATGGTGGTGGACTTGCCGGCCCCGTTGGGGCCGAGCAGCCCGTACACCTGTCCAGGCTGGATGTTGAGGGTGAGCCCTTGAAGGGCCAGCACCCGTTTGTTCATCCAGAATCCCAGCCGGTACGTCTTCGACAGATCCCGGGTCTCGATGGCCAGCGTCTCGGGGGCGCTCATGGGGTGTCCGGTGCTTCCTGGTTGGCGGCTGCTTTGGCCTTTTCCCGCTCAAGGGCCTTCTTGCGGTAGTCGATGGGCTCCAGGCGCAGGGTGCTGGAGGTCGAGGCGCTGCGCCCATCCTGGCCGATATAAATGACGCCGCCCATCGGATCCTGCGGCACGCGGGGCAGGTCTCCCCGGGCCACCAGCTCGCTGACGGACTGGGGCGGACGCTGCTCCCGGCGCTGGAAGGCCTTGATGGCGTCATCCACCTGCATGAGGACCCGCTCCAGGTAGATTTCCTGGAGGCGCTCCTCGAACATCTGGCGCATCTCGGGATCCTGTTCGGCATCCCGGAAGGACTCCACCAGCGCCAGGGCGGCATCGAAGCGGCGGTTGAAGGCCAGCAGGCGCGAGGCCATCTCCGGGATGTACCGGTTCGCGTCGGGCAGCGTGGCGGCGATGCGCAGGTGCTCCGCCGCGGCGGCATGCTCGTTGTGGAAGTAGCTCAGGTTGTAGGCCAGGAACAGGCGCAGGTTGGAGTCGTTGGGGAAGTGCTTCACCCCTTTTTCGAGGATCTTCCGCGCCTCCGCGGTGTTCACCCACGTCTCCCGGCCCAGGTTGGTGGGGATGGTGTTGCCCGCGTACAGGTAGACTTTCAGGAACTGGGGATCCAGGTCCGTGACCAGGTCCGCGTAATAGAAGAGGTCCAGGTAGCGCGTGGCCTCGAGGCTTTGCCCACCCCTGCCCGCGGCCTGGATGGCCTGCAGCCAGTAGTAGTCGGTCACGAGCGAGCGCTGCCCCGCTCCAATGACGCGCAGCATCTCGAGCCGGGGAAGCAGGGGCGCCTGATAAGGCCCCCGGGGGAGCGCTCGCGGCGGCTCGGACAACAGGGCCACCGCGCCAAGCCCCACGCCGAAGAGTGCCAGGGAGAGGAAGGACTTCATTGCCGTGGCCTGCACCTTAACCGCGAACCGGGGATGGCGGGAGCGGTTTGAAGAGGAAGGGCAGGCCAGGCCCTGGCCTGCCTAATCGCAGTCCACGTCATTGCTGACATTGAACGGCTCGCCCGCGGCATTGGTGAGGGGCTCCGCCACGGCCGGGCACATCTGCTGAAGCTTCCCATCCGACGAGGAGATGAGCCAGCTGTCCGAGGAGTCCGCGAACGTGCTGTCCACATCTCCGGCTGCGTAAGCGATGAAGTCCCACTCGAGGCCCGTCCCGTAGAGGCCGGCCTGGGCGCCCATGCCATGGGCGGTCGCGCGGGTGGACCACTCGAAGGAAGAGGGGATGACCCTTTCGGGCAGACCCTGCATCTCCATGCCGAACTTGAACCGGTCCGTCTGGATGCAATCGTCGGTGTTGTGCTGCTCTGTATCCACGGCGTCGCGGATCTCGGCCGTGGTGCAGGTGGCCGCCATGTAATAGCTGTAGCGGTTGCCGCGCTCGGGGGCGAAGCCGGGGACACGGATGTGAGATTGCGGCCGCTTGGCCAGGGTCCTCATGCCGGTGAACAGCGACTTCAGGTTGGCATTGACCTCGGACTGCCGGGCACGGGCCTGGAAGCGGAGAAAGCTCGGGATGGCGATGGCGGCGAGGATGCCGATGATGGCCACCACGATCATCAACTCGATGAGCGTGAAACCGTTCTGGGAACGCCGGGTCACGTGAGTACCTCCCAAAATACGAACAGGCTGGGATGAACGCTCATCCCAGCCTGTTTCAGGCACTTGCGATGTGAAGCGCGATTACGGAGCGCCGCAGTTCACGTCGTTGAAGATGTTGAACGGCTCGCCGGCGGCGACGGTCTCATCCTCGGTGACCTGGGGGCACACGGACTGGAGCGAGCCGTCCGCGGAGGCGATCGACCAGCTGTCGGCGCCGTCGGTGTCGATGGTGTTGTCCACGTCACCCGCGGCGTAGGCCAGGAAGTCCCAGCTGGCGTTGTCGCCGTAGACGCCGGGGGCCATGGTCAGGCCGTTGTCCGTGCCCTTCTTGTTCCAGGTCGCGGTGGACAGCGGAACGACCTCGAACTTGCCGAGGGCCGGGAAGCCGTCGCCGAACTTGAACACGTCGGCGCCGATGCAGGTGTCGTCGTTGTGCTGCTCGGCGTCGATGGCCGTACGGTCCTCGGTGGCCGCGCAGTCACCGATCATGTAGGTGTAGCGGTTGCCGCGCTCGGGGGCGAAGCCAGTGGCGCGGATGCTGGTGGGCGGCTTCTTCTGCTGGGTGCGCAGACCCGTGAAGAGGCTCTTGAGGTTGGTGTTCACCTCGGACTGGCGGGCGCGGGCCTGGAACCGGATGAAGTTCGGGATCGCGATGGCGGCCAGGATGCCGATGATGGCAACCACGATCATCAGCTCGATGAGGGTGAAGCCACGGTTGCGACGGGTCTGGGTCATGATCTGATGCTCCTTACAGTCGGCGAGGACTGGGGGTGAACGACGGGTTCAAGTCATAGCAAAGGTCGCGCCATCCACGCTAGGGGGGGCCAAATGCCCTGCGCCCCTCGGAAGGGCGGGGCCGTGGAGACGAAAAGGGGCCCGGCGGATCGACAAAATTTGGCACCCGGCGACGAATTTGGGCACCTGCGCGGGAGCGGCTAGCCTCGCGGGCCTCATCATGGACCCGGAGCTGACCCCTTTTCCTTCCGCGCTGCTGGCGAGCTGGCTCTTTGTCCTGGGCCTGTGCGTTGGCAGTTTCCTGAATGTCGTCATCGCCC
Protein-coding sequences here:
- a CDS encoding ABC transporter ATP-binding protein — translated: MSAPETLAIETRDLSKTYRLGFWMNKRVLALQGLTLNIQPGQVYGLLGPNGAGKSTTIKILMNLVQATSGSASIFGHPPESKEARRHVGFLPENPAPYEYLTGEEFVRLAGQLVGLSGQELDQRVKEVLGAVGMSRTAGLQIRRYSKGMVQRVGLAQAIVGRPKLLVLDEPTSGLDPVGRREIRDLILQERERGTTVLFCTHIIPDVEALCNRVAVLVNGRLAREGSVQELLTTQVPVVELTIEGLGLEAVRNLGHPLEQAQDLTNRVLVRASNTHVQPLLKSVLDAGGRVTQLQSARFSLEDLFLQAMSEARHGTVGGEITS
- a CDS encoding pilus assembly protein encodes the protein MKSFLSLALFGVGLGAVALLSEPPRALPRGPYQAPLLPRLEMLRVIGAGQRSLVTDYYWLQAIQAAGRGGQSLEATRYLDLFYYADLVTDLDPQFLKVYLYAGNTIPTNLGRETWVNTAEARKILEKGVKHFPNDSNLRLFLAYNLSYFHNEHAAAAEHLRIAATLPDANRYIPEMASRLLAFNRRFDAALALVESFRDAEQDPEMRQMFEERLQEIYLERVLMQVDDAIKAFQRREQRPPQSVSELVARGDLPRVPQDPMGGVIYIGQDGRSASTSSTLRLEPIDYRKKALEREKAKAAANQEAPDTP
- a CDS encoding prepilin-type N-terminal cleavage/methylation domain-containing protein — encoded protein: MLAAIAIPSFLRFQARARQSEVNANLKSLFTGMRTLAKRPQSHIRVPGFAPERGNRYSYYMAATCTTAEIRDAVDTEQHNTDDCIQTDRFKFGMEMQGLPERVIPSSFEWSTRATAHGMGAQAGLYGTGLEWDFIAYAAGDVDSTFADSSDSWLISSSDGKLQQMCPAVAEPLTNAAGEPFNVSNDVDCD
- a CDS encoding prepilin-type N-terminal cleavage/methylation domain-containing protein, with amino-acid sequence MTQTRRNRGFTLIELMIVVAIIGILAAIAIPNFIRFQARARQSEVNTNLKSLFTGLRTQQKKPPTSIRATGFAPERGNRYTYMIGDCAATEDRTAIDAEQHNDDTCIGADVFKFGDGFPALGKFEVVPLSTATWNKKGTDNGLTMAPGVYGDNASWDFLAYAAGDVDNTIDTDGADSWSIASADGSLQSVCPQVTEDETVAAGEPFNIFNDVNCGAP